A genomic window from Cucumis melo cultivar AY chromosome 8, USDA_Cmelo_AY_1.0, whole genome shotgun sequence includes:
- the LOC103484510 gene encoding squamosa promoter-binding protein 1 gives MANSNDHSWEDMILDDDDDDDNDTEEVGFVDNERRRRSGLTTGRGGGGGGRSTVARCQADGCNADLTGARPYHRRHKVCEFHAKAAVVILAGLEQRFCQQCSRFHAVSEFDDTKRSCRSRLAGHNERRRKILPDFHGQSSTN, from the exons ATGGCAAACTCAAACGATCACAGTTGGGAGGACATGATTTTAGATGACGATGACGACGACGATAACGACACCGAAGAAGTAGGGTTTGTAGATAATGAGAGGAGGAGGAGATCTGGTTTAACCACTGGTCGTGGTGGCGGCGGAGGGGGAAGGTCAACGGTGGCACGTTGCCAAGCCGATGGCTGCAATGCTGATCTGACTGGTGCGAGACCGTACCACCGCCGCCACAAGGTCTGCGAGTTCCACGCCAAGGCAGCCGTGGTGATTCTGGCCGGATTGGAACAACGATTTTGCCAGCAGTGTAGTAG GTTTCATGCAGTATCGGAATTCGATGACACAAAGAGAAGCTGCCGGAGTCGTTTGGCTGGTCACAATGAACGCCGCCGTAAAATCTTACCGGATTTTCATGGCCAATCCTCCACTAATTGA